The genomic interval CCTCACCATGTGGGAGCTCTCGTGAGTCTCTGTGTGCACGGGTGACGCATGGGGTCACAGtgtgaaacattttggaaatttaGCTAAAAGCACATTTGCGTAAATTAACGTCAACAAAAATGCAGCAGTGAGTCATTCAGAGAGGATATGGAACTGGAGCGTGTGTTTGCAGAGGGTGCATGTGTTCTacattgcttttttatttttattttctccaggCCTCTGGGTTGTCAAAGTCTGACGTACCAGTATAACAAAACCAGTGTACCTGGAGAGTTCATCTACTTCAGCACACGTAAGTAAAACCTGCTTGTAGTGCCACAACAAACACATTACAAATGagatttttgtacattttaagcccttttttattaaaacacgAATATTTGAAGCTcatttggtaaaaataaataaatacaaataaaagcatttatttagatttaggcagaaatataagaaatagtaaaaaaaaacagtttgtttaaactttcttAGACTTTTTATAATTCAAAATATTNNNNNNNNNNNNNNNNNNNNNNNNNNNNNNNNNNNNNNNNNNCAAAGTATTATCAATAGTCTCCAGTAATTTtgttaactttattttcataaaaaaataaaataaaaataatgttactttacttttttaggttttttactgttttgaatTTATATTTGTAGGTCACAACATAGAAAAGGACATCACAGTGGTGGACACAGACTACACGGACTATGCTTTGGTTCTTAAGTACAAGGTCTTTAACAGAGAGTACACACAGGTGGCCCTTTACGGTAAGACgggttttttattaatttggttgtttttacccTTCAGGGTTTTTAGATCCTCATTTGCTGCTGTTTGCAGGCCGCACGCCGAGAGTTCGCAACAACATTCTCCAGAAGTTTAAGGCCTTGGCTTTGTCCCAAGGTTTATCCAAAGAGTCCATTTTGATTCCACCTCTAGCAGGTGAACATACGTTTGCAGGTTTCTCACAATAATCAATAGaagtttctcatttttgttcttGTATCTCCTGATATTAACAGAGAATTGCCCGATAACTGAACCCGGAGAGTAGGTgagatgatttattttcatttttgtgtcctTTTCAATGTGCGTATATCTTTGTATGGACGTTTAAGCTTTATCTTTTTCCCACAGATTTCTGGTGTTCCTGGGATGAAGAAATCAGCTTCTGCTCCAATATCCGGCTTTCAGGATTTAACATGAAGTGTTGCAAAGTACCACaaagtttataaaatataaCACAGCTGATGAAATTTAAGTGCCTGGTTCTgttctgtcattttgtttttattccctTTCTATGTCAAGAGTTGAATAAACACGATAATCTCCAGTCTTGAGTGTATTTGCCCTTGAATAAAACTCTGTACTCTGTAaatcattgttttaaaatgagttaatacatttacaaatagAGATCTGTGGCCCAATGGAACAAGGTCTAGCTCAGGCGTTTGCAAActcagtaaaagagccacagagaccagtttcttacagactaAAACCATAGAAACCAAAAAGAGCCAacaaaaatcccattttattgtttagaaaaatatactttaatttCAGTTTTGCGGCCATGAATCCATATACACTGATTGTCGTATTCAGAAATGGTTTCTACTGCTCTCTCAGGTGATGGCTCAAATGTCTGTCCGTCCATTTTCAAAACCAACTGAATCCCTTTCGAGATTACGGGCTGACTGGAGTCAACCCAGctgctgttgggtgaaggtggagtacatcctggacaggtctgCAGTCAGTTGtagaacacaaacactcacatcTCGGGGCAACTTAGAGTCAACTTATGAAGTCTGTTTTAGGACTGTGGAAggacccacgcatgcacggggagaacatgcaaactccacacagaaagctcCCAGCTGGGGTTTGAACCACTTCTCGCTTTAAGGCACGAGCGCTAAACATTATCAAATGAGGAGAACAAATTTCCCCTCACTCACTCACGGGTGACAATAATGGAGCTTTAAGGTTTCACTCTTTTAAGTCTAAAATTGAAGCCTTATTTGCTTCTTTTATCATagagtttcccacaatgcaacagGCCCACTTCTCCTGTTGACCCAGAAATAATCGGTagtgttttggctaagttaaaTGAACATATATGGTATGTTTGTGTTTACTCTTTAAagtaacagaaaatgtttttcttctttgagaaacttttttttccaacatgaaCACCAGAGTCCACGAGTTTGATTCTGCAcatcctcagactgtacaatccatcaaaaatgacaaaaacccaaCAACAGTGTTGTTTCCTTCCTGTTGACTTGCTTCAGCTTCATGATCTGAAGTCCTGTAATTAGATTCTGACCACTCACAGCAGCAAACACTCACAGAGGATgagataaagaggaaaacagaactTTGCCCTCTCAGCTGTGCTTTCCTCACGATGTGGGTGGGAGTTTTCAAAGCCGGTGTGACACAGAAAGAGAATCAGAATTCTGTCATCAgttcagcagacaaaaaaagacctTCATGATGCAGAAGGTCACACGCCTGCTGGTTCTACTGGTTCTGGGTTCTGCCAGGACCCAACAAGATCCGATTCTTTTGCAGGAGAACTTTGATTTAGAGAAGGTGAGTGTGTGAGAAATACTTCCAAAGGAAGAATTGAATtgctgttgtcatggtgacactCATGCAGATGCTCCATAAAAGCTTTTGTCCTTCATGCAGTTTATGGGGGGGTGGTACGAAGTGGCGGTGGCATCCACATGCCCGCACTACATGCAACGAAAAAGGGAAAACCCGCTGATAGTTGCTCTGAGACTAGACCATGTTCCTTTTGGGAGCAACTTCACCATGACAACCGCTACCTTAAGGTCAGACTCTGTCAATCTCTGTGACCACATTTTAGAAAAGTTCTATTGAGTGGACTTGTCTCTGATGACAGGAATGGCTCCTGCATGGAAACCTCCACGGAGTATTTCCTGACCAACACTACAGGACGATTCTTCCATCACGTTGCTCGTAGGTTTAACTTTTAAGTTAGCATCACCGAAGAAGGATGCTGCGATGTTCctcatttatttctcttttgcaGGATTCAGAGCAGACATTGATTCCTCTGTGCTTCAcactgatgaagatgatggttATGCAGTGATGCTGCAGCTGAGCACAGAGAAGCCATCAGGAAACAAAACCAGCATAATCAAACTTTACAGTGAGTCAACtctgactttaaaataatatgtaGTCACTCAGTCATTAAATATGcagcttcatttattttatggGATATAATTAGTAACTTTAggctttaatttactttaagttACAGTTTATATCAGgaggattaaataaataaatgcaaaaaggtaaagaaaatactgaaatgaaaGTCACTTCTGTTTTGAAGCAAATCaagttatttttatgcttaGATTATAAACAATTTGTCCactaattttttcagtttttttttatatgacaatTACAATTTTTCTAAGATCTGCATAAACATAAGGgacaaattaaatcattttgtttttatttcaaataattttggggtattttcaaaatgtaaaagtttaaagaaaattttttcAGGTCGAACTGCAGATGTGAGTCCTGCTGTTCTGCACCACTTTCAAGCTCTAGCCATGAATTATGGAATGAATGAAGACGCCGTTATTATCAACCAAAACAAGGGTACAGTCACACAGGCCATCCCTGTCCTTTGAACTCTGATCatcaaacttttttactttataaaaataaatcatccaTAAAAAAGAGTCATGCTTGCTCTGTAACTTTCCCCAGGTGTGTGTTTTCCAGGTGAAAAGGTGACACAGCTGCAGGTACCTGTCTCCCTTAATGTCTGAATAACACATCCTAGCTgaaaacattaactttttttttttttatcaatttgacTTTTCTTCCTAAGAAGTTGTGAAGCCACTTCtgatttcttcagaaaaaaatggagacaCCTGAACAGGTGAGAGGACGTCATACCAAACAGCTTTGACTGG from Oryzias melastigma strain HK-1 linkage group LG12, ASM292280v2, whole genome shotgun sequence carries:
- the LOC112136189 gene encoding protein AMBP isoform X1, producing the protein MMQKVTRLLVLLVLGSARTQQDPILLQENFDLEKFMGGWYEVAVASTCPHYMQRKRENPLIVALRLDHVPFGSNFTMTTATLRNGSCMETSTEYFLTNTTGRFFHHVARFRADIDSSVLHTDEDDGYAVMLQLSTEKPSGNKTSIIKLYSRTADVSPAVLHHFQALAMNYGMNEDAVIINQNKGVCFPGEKVTQLQKL
- the LOC112136189 gene encoding protein AMBP isoform X2, whose translation is MMQKVTRLLVLLVLGSARTQQDPILLQENFDLEKFMGGWYEVAVASTCPHYMQRKRENPLIVALRLDHVPFGSNFTMTTATLRNGSCMETSTEYFLTNTTGRFFHHVARFRADIDSSVLHTDEDDGYAVMLQLSTEKPSGNKTSIIKLYSRTADVSPAVLHHFQALAMNYGMNEDAVIINQNKGVCFPGEKVTQLQL
- the ptgdsa gene encoding prostaglandin D2 synthase a (The sequence of the model RefSeq protein was modified relative to this genomic sequence to represent the inferred CDS: added 23 bases not found in genome assembly) translates to MWVDQQQRPICFLPHLPRSTMRFTVVPVAMAMLCVMAIHADVKPQKDFNLQKFTGKWYRVGLAYDSPGFAPYRDKLKATMGIITQTPDGHANLTMWELSPLGCQSLTYQYNKTSVPGEFIYFSTRHNIEKDITVVDTDYTDYALVLKYKVFNREYTQVALYGRTPRVRNNILQKFKALALSQGLSKESILIPPLAENCPITEPGE
- the LOC112136189 gene encoding protein AMBP isoform X3 codes for the protein MMQKVTRLLVLLVLGSARTQQDPILLQENFDLEKFMGGWYEVAVASTCPHYMQRKRENPLIVALRLDHVPFGSNFTMTTATLRNGSCMETSTEYFLTNTTGRFFHHVARFRADIDSSVLHTDEDDGYAVMLQLSTEKPSGNKTSIIKLYSRTADVSPAVLHHFQALAMNYGMNEDAVIINQNKGEKVTQLQKL
- the LOC112136189 gene encoding protein AMBP isoform X4, which gives rise to MMQKVTRLLVLLVLGSARTQQDPILLQENFDLEKFMGGWYEVAVASTCPHYMQRKRENPLIVALRLDHVPFGSNFTMTTATLRNGSCMETSTEYFLTNTTGRFFHHVARFRADIDSSVLHTDEDDGYAVMLQLSTEKPSGNKTSIIKLYSRTADVSPAVLHHFQALAMNYGMNEDAVIINQNKGEKVTQLQL